A single region of the Fodinicurvata sp. EGI_FJ10296 genome encodes:
- a CDS encoding DUF502 domain-containing protein, whose product MKDGSGHDQARPFGKNMSLGARMRAYFIAGVLVTAPIVITFYVIWMVVSFVDDVVASVLPPRFDPTNFLPFPTPGLGLILVVAGLILIGATTAGYAGRLLVRLSDRIMVRIPAVSSIYGATKQVFETLLANQSSAFRQVVLVEYPRPGIWALAFVTGDTKAEVQNLTEDDVVNIFLPTTPNPTSGFLLFVPKRDILLLTMTVEEGIKMVMSGGIVTPPDRRRPEEQAVPTIASRPPPSDLVPADMRPRPPGARGCDDDDPDRQDRAYGVGE is encoded by the coding sequence ATGAAAGATGGCAGTGGTCATGATCAGGCGCGGCCGTTCGGCAAGAACATGAGTCTTGGCGCACGTATGCGGGCCTATTTTATCGCGGGCGTTCTGGTCACCGCGCCGATCGTGATAACTTTCTATGTTATCTGGATGGTGGTCAGTTTCGTCGACGATGTCGTCGCCAGCGTTCTTCCACCGCGCTTCGACCCCACGAATTTTCTGCCGTTTCCGACACCCGGCCTGGGACTGATTCTGGTCGTTGCCGGACTGATCCTGATCGGGGCGACGACCGCCGGTTATGCGGGGCGGCTGCTGGTTCGACTGTCCGACCGGATCATGGTGCGCATTCCGGCCGTCAGCAGTATCTATGGCGCGACAAAACAGGTTTTCGAGACGCTGCTGGCCAACCAGTCCTCAGCCTTTCGTCAGGTCGTTCTTGTCGAATATCCGCGGCCCGGGATCTGGGCGCTGGCCTTCGTCACCGGCGATACCAAAGCCGAAGTACAGAATTTGACCGAGGACGATGTCGTCAACATCTTCCTGCCGACGACGCCCAATCCGACTTCAGGGTTCCTGCTGTTCGTGCCGAAGCGCGACATCCTGCTGCTGACAATGACGGTGGAAGAAGGGATCAAGATGGTGATGTCGGGCGGCATCGTCACACCGCCCGACCGGCGGCGCCCTGAAGAGCAGGCTGTGCCGACGATCGCGAGCCGCCCGCCGCCGTCGGACCTCGTTCCCGCCGATATGCGTCCCCGGCCGCCGGGGGCTCGCGGTTGCGACGACGATGATCCCGACCGCCAGGATCGGGCCTATGGAGTCGGCGAGTAG
- a CDS encoding tripartite tricarboxylate transporter permease, producing the protein MELPFFEILGSAFGNVLTPYNLMLIAVGVLAGLIAGSIPGFTIAMAVILTLPFTFLMPPVEGLSMMMGVFVGGLAGGLIPGILVGIPGTPSSVATTFDGFPMARAGKPGLALGIGIWSCFFGGIFSAVILAIFAPALARVGLEFGPWDYFALVIFALTITASLAGEQLVKGLIAGCIGLLIAAIGEDSLNGVTRLTFGFDILDQGFSFLAVLIGLFAFSQLMGDIRDTDSARRPMALADPSAARVPHIESIRTIFGDVGNLLRSSVIGTLVGVLPAAGGSIANILAYDQAKKASRTPERFGKGAPEGVVAAESANNATAGGALITMMALGIPGDVITAVMLGALLAHNVAPSPSFIPNQPVLAYSIIVAFFVANFIMLAVQIFSLRIFTVVTKIPLYALASVILIYCAIGVFNLNNVTFDIWALFAFGVLGYIMKVLGFPIAPIILGVVLGPIAEANLVRAVSVSSDPTLFITRPWSLFFLILAGFSVLFVWYQAQRRTHRWTLAYPIALVIAISLPILMMPGTVRPVIGAALLLLGAFLLWRRWRIGWVLPTD; encoded by the coding sequence ATGGAACTACCATTTTTCGAAATTCTCGGGTCAGCCTTCGGCAATGTGCTGACCCCCTATAATCTAATGCTTATTGCGGTTGGCGTTCTGGCCGGCCTGATCGCCGGGTCGATACCCGGCTTCACGATCGCGATGGCCGTGATCCTGACCCTGCCGTTCACGTTCCTGATGCCGCCCGTGGAAGGCCTGTCCATGATGATGGGCGTTTTCGTCGGCGGGCTTGCTGGCGGTCTCATCCCCGGAATTCTGGTCGGCATTCCCGGCACGCCGTCGTCGGTCGCAACGACATTCGATGGTTTCCCCATGGCGCGGGCTGGAAAGCCAGGCCTGGCGCTGGGCATAGGCATTTGGTCGTGCTTCTTCGGCGGCATATTCAGCGCCGTCATACTGGCCATCTTCGCGCCGGCTCTGGCGCGGGTCGGCCTCGAATTCGGGCCCTGGGACTATTTCGCGCTCGTGATTTTCGCGCTGACCATTACCGCCAGTCTGGCCGGCGAACAACTGGTCAAGGGCCTTATTGCCGGTTGTATCGGTCTGCTGATCGCCGCCATCGGAGAGGACAGTCTGAACGGTGTGACACGGCTGACATTCGGTTTCGACATACTGGACCAGGGCTTTTCGTTTCTTGCCGTTCTGATCGGGCTCTTCGCCTTCAGCCAATTGATGGGCGATATTCGCGACACCGATTCCGCACGCCGGCCGATGGCTTTGGCCGATCCCTCTGCTGCCCGTGTTCCGCATATCGAGTCAATCCGCACCATCTTCGGGGATGTGGGCAACCTGCTGCGTTCTTCGGTCATCGGTACGCTGGTCGGGGTGCTTCCGGCTGCCGGTGGGTCGATCGCCAATATTCTTGCCTATGACCAGGCGAAGAAGGCGTCCAGGACGCCGGAACGCTTCGGCAAGGGCGCCCCTGAGGGCGTGGTTGCTGCGGAATCGGCCAACAATGCGACCGCCGGCGGCGCGCTGATCACCATGATGGCGCTGGGCATTCCCGGCGACGTCATCACGGCTGTCATGTTGGGCGCCCTTCTGGCCCATAATGTCGCGCCGAGCCCGAGCTTCATTCCGAACCAGCCGGTGCTGGCATACAGCATCATCGTGGCCTTCTTCGTCGCCAATTTCATCATGTTGGCGGTTCAGATATTCTCGCTACGAATCTTCACGGTCGTCACGAAGATACCGCTCTACGCCCTTGCTTCAGTAATTTTGATCTACTGCGCAATCGGCGTGTTCAACCTGAACAACGTGACCTTCGACATATGGGCGCTGTTCGCTTTCGGTGTTCTGGGCTACATCATGAAGGTGCTCGGCTTTCCGATCGCCCCGATCATTCTGGGCGTGGTCCTGGGGCCGATTGCCGAGGCCAACCTGGTTCGGGCCGTCTCTGTCAGCAGTGACCCGACCCTGTTCATCACGCGGCCATGGTCGCTGTTCTTCCTGATCCTGGCCGGCTTTTCGGTACTGTTCGTCTGGTATCAGGCGCAAAGGCGCACTCATCGCTGGACACTGGCCTATCCCATCGCTCTTGTCATCGCGATATCGCTGCCGATACTGATGATGCCGGGCACCGTGCGACCCGTCATCGGCGCCGCTTTGCTGCTGCTGGGTGCGTTCCTGTTGTGGCGGCGCTGGCGCATCGGGTGGGTCCTTCCCACGGATTGA
- a CDS encoding tripartite tricarboxylate transporter TctB family protein, whose amino-acid sequence MSRVSRDVVVALVLIGLTLAFFWTTFDVRRAPFAAIGAEVWPRVILVPMFLLSVALLIKALREGDPPEKPDFDSFRDWLAYYRNPIVCFSLFFVFLLGLRSLGILVAGMLFTFAMQAVLGHRSPGHFIMYAAVAVATVGGMWAVFTYGLGVQLPRGRMTGI is encoded by the coding sequence ATGTCCAGGGTATCGCGCGACGTCGTCGTCGCGCTCGTCTTGATCGGTCTGACGCTTGCGTTCTTCTGGACGACTTTCGACGTTCGCCGCGCACCGTTCGCCGCTATTGGCGCGGAAGTGTGGCCGCGGGTGATTCTGGTCCCGATGTTTCTTCTGTCGGTCGCGCTGCTGATCAAGGCGCTACGGGAAGGCGATCCACCGGAAAAACCGGATTTCGACTCGTTTCGCGACTGGCTGGCCTATTACCGGAATCCGATCGTCTGCTTTAGTCTGTTCTTCGTGTTCCTGCTGGGCCTTCGATCGCTCGGAATTCTGGTGGCCGGAATGCTGTTCACATTTGCGATGCAGGCTGTTCTGGGACATCGATCTCCCGGTCATTTCATTATGTACGCCGCTGTGGCCGTGGCCACGGTCGGCGGCATGTGGGCCGTTTTTACCTATGGTCTCGGCGTGCAGTTGCCGCGCGGCCGTATGACAGGCATCTGA
- a CDS encoding tripartite tricarboxylate transporter substrate binding protein, translating into MIVSAVALAYGVSGMAAVDAQAQDGLDLPCNSVQLIVPWGAGGDTDIIFRQVVEKANELGADPELRVVNVGGQGGNRGAAEVLDADADGCTLLALHDSAITSYLTERVDFNWDEFDTISLLTYTPSVVGAALGTPYDDMSGMIEHAEANPGEISAGSTIGSTSHFIFLMIEDEAGVEFNHVPFDGTRERLTGMLAGTVDLGEMNIITANQYIEDEELKALGIALPERDPTAPDIPTLAEQGYDVEYGLSRGVVAPPGTDAEIISYYEDLFGEAMEAPEVAEALEGAGTSVRYMNAEDYAAFMEDNYELHERIAIAIGLYNPEG; encoded by the coding sequence ATGATTGTATCTGCTGTGGCGCTCGCTTATGGCGTGTCTGGCATGGCAGCCGTCGATGCCCAGGCGCAGGATGGTCTGGATTTGCCCTGCAACTCGGTTCAGTTGATCGTTCCTTGGGGTGCCGGCGGCGATACCGATATCATATTCCGTCAGGTCGTGGAAAAGGCCAACGAACTCGGCGCCGATCCGGAGCTACGCGTCGTCAATGTGGGCGGTCAGGGCGGCAACCGCGGTGCCGCGGAAGTCCTCGATGCCGACGCCGACGGCTGCACGCTTCTTGCACTTCACGACAGCGCGATCACCAGTTATCTGACCGAACGTGTCGATTTCAACTGGGATGAATTCGACACGATTTCACTGCTCACCTATACGCCGTCAGTGGTCGGCGCTGCGCTCGGAACGCCCTATGACGACATGTCGGGCATGATCGAGCATGCCGAGGCCAATCCCGGTGAGATTTCTGCAGGATCGACCATCGGGTCGACCAGCCATTTCATCTTCCTGATGATCGAAGACGAAGCCGGTGTCGAATTCAACCACGTGCCGTTCGACGGGACGCGCGAGCGGTTGACGGGCATGCTGGCCGGTACTGTCGATCTGGGCGAGATGAACATCATCACCGCCAACCAGTACATCGAGGACGAAGAGTTGAAGGCGCTCGGCATTGCCTTGCCGGAACGCGATCCGACCGCTCCGGACATCCCGACCCTCGCCGAGCAGGGCTATGATGTTGAATACGGGCTGAGCCGGGGGGTCGTTGCGCCTCCAGGCACGGATGCCGAGATCATCTCGTACTACGAGGATCTTTTCGGCGAAGCCATGGAAGCGCCGGAGGTTGCCGAGGCCCTGGAAGGCGCCGGCACCAGCGTTCGCTACATGAACGCCGAAGATTATGCCGCGTTCATGGAAGACAACTATGAACTCCACGAGCGTATCGCCATCGCGATTGGCCTCTATAATCCCGAAGGCTGA
- a CDS encoding aspartate dehydrogenase — translation MVEGKLNRDGNRPLRIGLAGLGAVGIPVAEHLDRGIDGLVLSAVAVRDREKARRHVEGFATVPEIVDIDALAEHADVVVEGLPASLFRSVAEPILKKGGIFVPASVGALLTNFDLVDLARAHGGRIIVPTGALLGLDAVRAAAQGTINSITMTTRKPPGGLAGAPYLLEHGPSMDSITEPTMVFEGTAREAAAGFPANLNVAVALSLAGIGPDKTRLQIWADPTVTRNTHIIDVDSDSARFHLKIENIPSDINPRTGRITGLSVVAALRSLVDPLRVGT, via the coding sequence ATGGTGGAGGGAAAATTGAATCGCGACGGGAACCGCCCCCTGCGGATCGGTCTGGCGGGCCTGGGCGCCGTCGGCATTCCGGTCGCCGAACATCTCGACCGCGGCATCGACGGCCTGGTGCTTTCTGCGGTGGCGGTGCGCGACCGTGAGAAGGCCCGCCGCCACGTCGAGGGATTCGCGACAGTGCCGGAAATCGTCGACATTGACGCTCTGGCCGAGCATGCCGACGTCGTCGTAGAGGGGCTTCCGGCCAGTCTTTTCAGAAGCGTCGCCGAACCGATATTGAAAAAGGGCGGCATATTCGTGCCGGCCTCGGTCGGCGCCCTGCTGACGAATTTCGATCTCGTGGATCTCGCCCGCGCCCATGGCGGCCGCATCATCGTCCCGACCGGCGCCCTGCTCGGCCTCGACGCGGTCCGCGCGGCGGCACAAGGGACGATCAACAGCATCACCATGACGACCCGGAAGCCCCCCGGCGGTCTTGCCGGTGCGCCGTATCTTCTTGAGCATGGTCCGTCGATGGACTCCATTACCGAGCCGACGATGGTTTTCGAGGGCACCGCCCGCGAGGCGGCCGCCGGATTCCCGGCCAATCTGAACGTCGCCGTCGCGCTCAGCCTTGCGGGAATAGGCCCGGACAAGACCCGGCTGCAGATCTGGGCCGATCCGACGGTGACGCGCAACACGCACATCATCGACGTCGATTCCGACAGCGCGCGGTTCCATCTGAAGATCGAAAACATTCCCAGCGACATCAACCCGCGCACGGGCCGGATCACCGGACTGAGCGTGGTCGCAGCCTTGCGGTCACTGGTCGACCCCCTGAGAGTCGGCACATGA
- a CDS encoding heme-binding protein — translation MSDLSLDQARTIVSRALAHGRELKLKPLSVIMLDSRGALKAAESEDGVSLKRAEIAHGKAYGALALGMGSRALDKRAQDQAYFMSAVSHVVGGSMVPVPGGVLVRDEAGRLLGAVGISGDLSDNDEAAAVAGIEAAGLRADTGA, via the coding sequence ATGTCTGACCTTAGCCTGGATCAAGCCCGCACAATCGTTTCCAGGGCCCTTGCCCATGGGCGAGAGCTGAAGCTGAAGCCCTTGTCCGTGATCATGCTCGACAGTCGCGGGGCCCTGAAGGCGGCCGAGTCCGAGGACGGCGTCAGCCTGAAGCGGGCAGAGATCGCTCACGGAAAAGCTTATGGCGCCCTGGCGCTGGGCATGGGAAGCCGTGCTCTGGACAAGCGCGCTCAGGATCAGGCTTATTTCATGTCGGCCGTCTCGCACGTCGTCGGCGGATCCATGGTGCCGGTTCCCGGCGGTGTGCTGGTGCGCGACGAGGCTGGCCGGCTGCTCGGCGCTGTCGGAATCTCCGGCGATCTCTCCGACAACGATGAGGCCGCTGCCGTTGCCGGAATCGAAGCCGCCGGTCTGAGGGCGGATACCGGCGCCTGA
- a CDS encoding response regulator transcription factor, producing MIMPNEGMPNEQPSTADMGPHVLVVDDDTRLRSLLRRYLTDNAFTVSAAADAAEARSALRLFSFDILVVDVMMPGENGIELVRSIRDTVPSGILLLTARGDPQDRITGLEAGADDYLAKPFEPRELLLRLTNILKRIRTAPEVNDQALLRLGEHVFDSRRRELSQNGRPVRLTSAEIALLGVLADQPGQPMSREEMMERTGIGGSLRSIDVQVTRLRRKVEPDAKAPRYLQTVRGEGYVLRPDG from the coding sequence ATGATTATGCCGAATGAAGGGATGCCCAACGAGCAGCCGTCGACAGCCGACATGGGCCCCCATGTGCTGGTCGTCGACGACGATACCCGCCTCAGGTCTCTTCTCCGGCGTTATCTGACCGACAACGCCTTTACCGTTTCAGCCGCCGCCGACGCGGCAGAAGCCCGTTCGGCGCTGCGGCTGTTCAGTTTCGATATCCTCGTCGTCGACGTCATGATGCCGGGTGAAAACGGCATCGAGCTGGTTCGATCGATCCGCGACACCGTGCCGTCGGGCATCCTGTTGCTGACCGCGCGGGGCGATCCGCAGGACCGCATCACGGGGCTCGAAGCCGGCGCCGACGACTACCTCGCCAAACCGTTCGAACCGCGCGAATTGCTTCTGCGCCTGACCAACATCCTCAAACGCATCCGCACGGCGCCGGAGGTCAACGATCAGGCACTGCTACGCCTGGGCGAGCATGTGTTCGACAGCCGGCGGCGCGAACTGAGCCAGAATGGCCGCCCCGTTCGGCTGACCAGCGCCGAGATCGCGCTGTTGGGGGTGCTGGCCGATCAGCCGGGCCAGCCGATGAGCAGGGAAGAGATGATGGAGCGGACCGGCATCGGCGGCAGCCTGCGCAGCATCGACGTGCAGGTGACCCGGCTGCGCCGGAAGGTCGAACCCGACGCCAAGGCGCCGCGCTACCTCCAGACCGTGCGTGGTGAAGGCTATGTGCTGAGGCCGGACGGATAA
- a CDS encoding ATP-binding protein: MTVFHRSRRFLPRPDRRFWDRVIRSAADLALGRPVFRFFKRFLPKTLFGRTLVIIVTPVLLTQAIATYYFYERHWDTMTRRLAVAVASETAMFVEDFADAPSDQDRRRLADKVRRNLSILVTHRPGETLRPSEPARGYLFLTDVLEAELEITLDRPFTLNPDFAHNWIEIAVLMDDGILEVLVPRQRLFSSTSQVFIVWMVGSGMILFSVAVLFMRNQIRPIRRLARAAENFGKGREVQTFRLEGATEVRQAARAFLVMRERLQRQISQRTEMLAGVSHDLRTPLTRMKLQLAMLGDGPEIEDLKADVMEMEAMVDGYLAFARGEGTEDLAPIDIGALVDSVAADGRRVGAERGVSITVDIADDDLEIPARENALRRCFGNLIANAVRFGNNVRVAVRRRDFETGDDDPEFEGLSGSYVYVTIDDDGPGIPDSQLETVFKPFLRLDASRNAATGGSGLGLSIARDIARSHGGDVKLANLAGSQPPEDGHAHAAGGLRATVRLPV, translated from the coding sequence ATGACGGTGTTCCATCGTTCGCGACGCTTCCTGCCTCGTCCGGACAGGCGGTTCTGGGACCGGGTTATTCGCTCGGCGGCGGATCTGGCGCTCGGCAGACCGGTGTTCCGCTTTTTCAAACGATTCCTTCCCAAGACGCTCTTCGGCCGGACCTTGGTCATCATCGTAACGCCCGTTTTGCTGACCCAGGCAATCGCCACCTATTATTTTTACGAGCGGCATTGGGACACCATGACACGGCGGCTGGCCGTCGCCGTGGCCAGTGAGACGGCAATGTTCGTCGAGGATTTCGCCGATGCGCCGTCCGATCAGGACCGCCGGCGGCTGGCCGACAAGGTCCGCCGCAACCTTTCGATCCTGGTGACGCATCGCCCGGGTGAAACCCTGCGCCCGTCAGAGCCGGCGCGCGGCTATCTGTTTCTGACCGACGTGCTCGAAGCCGAACTGGAGATCACTCTCGACCGCCCTTTTACCTTGAATCCGGACTTCGCCCATAACTGGATCGAAATCGCCGTCCTGATGGACGACGGTATCCTTGAAGTGCTGGTCCCGCGCCAGCGATTGTTCAGCTCGACCAGTCAGGTCTTCATCGTCTGGATGGTCGGGTCGGGCATGATCCTTTTTTCAGTGGCCGTCCTTTTCATGCGCAACCAGATCCGTCCAATACGCCGTCTTGCCCGTGCGGCGGAAAATTTCGGCAAAGGGCGTGAAGTTCAGACATTCCGTCTGGAAGGCGCGACCGAAGTGCGTCAGGCAGCCAGAGCATTCCTGGTGATGCGTGAAAGGCTGCAACGCCAGATCAGCCAGCGCACGGAGATGCTGGCCGGCGTCAGCCACGACCTCCGCACACCGTTGACCCGCATGAAGCTGCAACTGGCCATGCTTGGCGACGGTCCCGAGATCGAAGATCTCAAAGCCGATGTCATGGAAATGGAGGCCATGGTCGACGGATATCTGGCTTTCGCCCGGGGCGAGGGCACCGAAGATCTGGCGCCGATCGATATCGGCGCATTGGTCGACAGCGTCGCAGCCGATGGGCGGCGCGTCGGGGCCGAACGCGGTGTCTCGATCACCGTCGATATCGCCGACGACGACCTGGAAATTCCCGCCCGGGAAAATGCCCTGCGACGGTGCTTTGGCAACCTGATCGCGAATGCCGTTCGCTTCGGCAACAATGTCAGGGTCGCGGTGCGCCGTCGGGATTTCGAAACCGGCGACGACGATCCGGAATTCGAGGGATTAAGTGGGTCGTACGTCTATGTGACCATCGATGACGATGGTCCCGGCATCCCGGACTCGCAACTCGAAACCGTGTTCAAGCCTTTCCTGCGCCTGGACGCGTCCCGCAACGCCGCGACCGGCGGCAGCGGTCTGGGACTGTCGATCGCCCGCGACATCGCGCGCAGTCACGGTGGCGACGTCAAACTGGCAAACCTTGCCGGTTCGCAGCCCCCAGAAGACGGGCACGCCCACGCCGCCGGCGGATTGCGGGCGACCGTCCGGCTGCCCGTCTGA
- a CDS encoding tRNA-binding protein yields MTIGFEDFLAVDIRVGTVTAADAFPEARKPAFKLTIDLGPDIGIKVSSAQVTDLYRAEDLVGRQVMAVVNFPPKRIGPFLSEVLILGVADADGAISLIRPDHPSPNGSRMH; encoded by the coding sequence ATGACGATCGGGTTCGAGGATTTTCTGGCGGTTGATATCCGCGTTGGCACCGTAACGGCCGCCGACGCGTTTCCCGAGGCCCGGAAGCCGGCTTTCAAGCTGACGATCGATCTGGGGCCGGATATCGGTATCAAGGTCAGTTCCGCGCAGGTAACCGATCTCTATCGCGCGGAGGATCTTGTCGGGCGGCAGGTTATGGCGGTCGTGAATTTTCCGCCCAAGCGCATCGGCCCGTTTCTGTCCGAGGTTCTGATCCTTGGCGTTGCGGATGCCGATGGCGCCATCAGTCTGATCCGGCCGGATCATCCGTCGCCCAACGGTTCGCGGATGCATTGA
- a CDS encoding phasin family protein → MANQTNPFSEMDVTKMMGAFRMPNVDMESMMTTHRRNVEAMTKANQVAIDGMQTLVQRQMEIARQNMDDAMIAARDMMATNGTDGVSKQADTAKAQFERMLGQMKEMSDILSKSQSEAADVVNARITSMMDEMKTTAASFNDAGKEAGKKAN, encoded by the coding sequence ATGGCCAATCAAACCAATCCGTTTAGCGAAATGGACGTCACCAAGATGATGGGCGCCTTCCGCATGCCGAACGTCGACATGGAATCCATGATGACCACCCATCGCCGGAACGTCGAGGCGATGACCAAGGCCAATCAGGTTGCCATCGACGGAATGCAGACTCTTGTTCAGCGGCAGATGGAAATCGCCCGCCAGAACATGGACGATGCCATGATTGCGGCCCGCGACATGATGGCCACGAACGGAACCGACGGTGTTTCCAAGCAGGCCGACACGGCAAAGGCGCAGTTCGAGCGCATGCTGGGCCAGATGAAGGAAATGAGCGACATTCTTTCGAAGTCGCAGTCGGAAGCCGCCGATGTGGTCAATGCCCGCATCACCTCCATGATGGACGAAATGAAAACGACCGCCGCTTCGTTCAACGACGCGGGCAAGGAAGCCGGCAAGAAGGCCAACTAA
- a CDS encoding TetR family transcriptional regulator: protein MAKSTDPSEKLVEAALDIAAEQGWRRVSPAGAAARAGLGIAHAYDCAGDRGRLLALIVRSVDLAVLRRIDVEDEDPARERLFDVLMTRFDVLNEHRDAFLSILLELPESPAVALCSVPRLETSMRWMLEAAGIEARGVAGGATVRGLCLLWIAVLRVWAADDSADMARTMAALDQRLSQAEQWASSLTPRLEALDRFFVRAAETARSRGKRKVDSGPTDELQA from the coding sequence ATGGCTAAATCCACCGACCCTTCGGAAAAGCTCGTCGAGGCTGCGCTGGATATTGCGGCAGAGCAGGGCTGGCGGCGCGTAAGCCCGGCTGGTGCCGCGGCCCGGGCCGGGCTGGGAATTGCCCATGCCTATGACTGCGCCGGCGATCGGGGCCGCTTGCTGGCGCTGATCGTCCGGTCGGTCGATCTGGCCGTTCTGCGTCGGATCGACGTCGAGGACGAGGATCCGGCCCGGGAACGGCTGTTCGACGTCTTGATGACGCGGTTCGACGTGCTCAATGAACACCGCGATGCCTTTCTGTCGATTCTGCTGGAACTGCCTGAATCGCCGGCTGTGGCCCTGTGTTCGGTGCCGCGGCTGGAGACGTCGATGCGGTGGATGCTCGAAGCGGCAGGAATTGAGGCGCGCGGCGTCGCGGGCGGAGCGACGGTCAGGGGGCTTTGCCTTTTGTGGATTGCCGTCCTGCGGGTTTGGGCCGCCGACGACAGCGCCGACATGGCCAGGACGATGGCCGCCCTCGACCAAAGGCTTTCCCAGGCCGAGCAGTGGGCGTCCAGCCTGACGCCGCGTCTGGAAGCGCTCGACCGGTTCTTCGTGCGGGCCGCAGAAACTGCCCGGAGCCGTGGAAAGCGCAAGGTAGACTCCGGCCCGACCGACGAACTTCAAGCCTAG
- the proC gene encoding pyrroline-5-carboxylate reductase, with amino-acid sequence MSKGILLVGCGKMGGALLRGWLADPAFGDVTVVDPVAADLPRDDRLTVVSDFGGVRDPASAALVVLAVKPQVMADVLPAYAGLATAERVFLSVAAGKSIDFFRRILGAEARVVRAMPNIPVALGQGASGLFAGPGVDDAQIALCDRAMRAAGSVEWVGDEKLIDAVTGVSGSGPAYFFYMVECLAAAGRKQGLSPEVADRLAQRTLWGAASMVEQGDETPSVLRKNVSSPGGTTEAALGVLMKDGGLESLMDEAVAAAAARGRELSD; translated from the coding sequence ATGAGTAAGGGAATATTGCTGGTCGGTTGTGGCAAGATGGGTGGCGCGCTGTTGCGCGGCTGGTTGGCCGATCCGGCCTTCGGCGACGTCACTGTGGTCGATCCGGTTGCCGCCGATCTGCCCAGGGACGACCGGCTGACGGTCGTGTCCGACTTTGGCGGAGTCCGCGACCCGGCCTCGGCGGCGCTTGTCGTTCTGGCCGTCAAACCGCAGGTGATGGCGGACGTTCTGCCTGCCTATGCCGGACTGGCAACGGCTGAGCGCGTCTTTCTGTCGGTTGCGGCCGGCAAGTCGATCGATTTCTTCCGGCGCATTCTCGGGGCCGAGGCGCGGGTCGTCAGAGCCATGCCCAACATTCCGGTAGCGCTCGGACAGGGCGCTTCGGGGCTGTTCGCGGGGCCGGGCGTCGACGATGCTCAGATCGCCCTTTGCGACCGCGCGATGCGCGCCGCGGGTTCCGTCGAATGGGTCGGAGACGAGAAACTTATCGATGCCGTCACGGGTGTCTCCGGCAGCGGTCCGGCCTATTTCTTTTATATGGTCGAATGCCTGGCTGCCGCCGGCCGAAAGCAGGGCCTGTCGCCGGAGGTTGCCGACAGGCTGGCGCAGCGTACCCTGTGGGGGGCGGCGTCGATGGTCGAGCAGGGCGATGAGACACCGTCGGTTCTGCGAAAGAATGTCAGCAGTCCCGGTGGAACGACTGAAGCGGCGCTCGGGGTCCTGATGAAGGATGGCGGCCTGGAAAGCCTGATGGACGAGGCGGTCGCCGCGGCTGCGGCAAGGGGCCGCGAACTTTCCGACTGA